One segment of Desulfosudis oleivorans Hxd3 DNA contains the following:
- a CDS encoding DUF1570 domain-containing protein: MGFFKSKAGAGLILLSVLMAGLAACAGPVWENRYRAAVARVTPAMTRHCISTPRYRVCSDGESVPLSDVAAFMEQAGTAFERVLGLDPPLQGEDPSAVWLYTDRDRYRKVASGLAFHSSIPGFFSPVVPSAVHVRWEKTEEPFPFSLLLHEGLHQQVDTRWRITSPRHNPGNRNQGHIGLPLWANEGLATYMESARMVNGRLITGGINKDRLAELAQKLEKKKVPDLAAVLSRPYGAPFDSGDYAMAWGLVYDLKHGAGRAHLPGAPDLLDFYLKALGTDLSDRYQSLLNNDPTDSAGPAVNFHTWNPVMAQRSLALFNQIVVGSGATPEAWARDWRQRMLALNTYAFAGSNAGIAVNATDPQGVLMEKMHRH, from the coding sequence ATGGGCTTCTTTAAATCAAAAGCAGGGGCCGGCCTGATCCTGCTGTCCGTCCTTATGGCGGGGCTTGCGGCCTGCGCGGGACCGGTCTGGGAAAACCGCTACCGGGCCGCCGTGGCAAGGGTGACCCCGGCCATGACCCGGCACTGTATTTCCACCCCCCGGTACCGGGTGTGCAGTGACGGAGAGAGCGTCCCACTTTCGGATGTGGCCGCCTTCATGGAACAGGCCGGAACCGCCTTTGAGCGGGTCCTGGGCCTGGATCCGCCGCTCCAGGGCGAGGACCCTTCCGCTGTCTGGCTTTACACCGACCGTGACCGGTACCGGAAAGTGGCCTCCGGCCTGGCGTTCCACTCATCAATTCCCGGGTTTTTTTCCCCGGTGGTGCCCTCGGCCGTTCATGTGCGATGGGAAAAAACTGAAGAGCCGTTCCCTTTTTCCCTGCTCCTGCATGAAGGGCTTCACCAGCAGGTCGACACGAGATGGCGCATCACCTCCCCCCGCCATAATCCCGGCAACCGAAACCAGGGCCATATCGGCCTTCCCCTGTGGGCAAACGAAGGGCTGGCCACCTATATGGAATCGGCCCGAATGGTCAACGGGCGGCTGATAACGGGGGGGATCAACAAAGACCGGCTGGCCGAACTGGCCCAAAAACTTGAAAAGAAAAAAGTGCCCGACCTTGCGGCTGTTTTGTCCCGGCCCTATGGCGCACCCTTTGATTCCGGGGATTACGCCATGGCCTGGGGGCTTGTGTATGACCTGAAACACGGGGCCGGCCGGGCCCACCTTCCGGGAGCACCCGACCTTCTGGACTTCTACCTGAAGGCCCTTGGAACCGACCTTTCGGATCGATACCAGTCGCTTTTGAACAACGATCCGACTGATTCCGCAGGGCCGGCCGTAAACTTTCATACATGGAACCCGGTGATGGCCCAACGCTCCCTGGCCCTTTTCAACCAGATCGTTGTGGGAAGCGGCGCTACTCCCGAGGCGTGGGCCCGGGACTGGCGGCAGCGCATGCTGGCTCTGAACACGTATGCGTTTGCCGGGTCAAATGCCGGCATCGCTGTAAACGCAACCGACCCACAAGGCGTGCTGATGGAAAAGATGCATCGGCATTAG
- a CDS encoding radical SAM protein yields the protein MMTLDQKKLYRLPWDQRNSPGGWIEITDRCDLSCRGCYRHTLEGDRSLETICSDVVALQQALNCETIAIAGGEPLLHPRLPEIVSFIAGRGLKPRLLTNGHCLTPELAATLKKAGLAAFHFHVDYQQNRPGWTGKDEQEHNTLRQHYADMVFQLGGVECGFYTTVYRSSLDQIPHIVRWLHKNPHKVQHLSLIVFRGLPDTPAITYHVNGRPVDIRQMRTRVADTHEITIRSEDVWRIINDHFPGSWPSAYTPGTAAPETFKFLVIPYIGSKKQIFGTAGPVTIKMGLWVLRLFSRKYAIAAREFGVGKKIFLFALIDGRMRQALKTYLKCVIRNPSVLAEKIYTQTINIQQPLEVISGKMNLCDGCVNYMLHEGELVHSCRLDEYRMFGGPLVPVQSDDPR from the coding sequence ATGATGACACTGGATCAAAAAAAACTCTACAGACTGCCCTGGGACCAACGCAACAGCCCTGGTGGATGGATTGAAATAACGGACCGGTGCGATCTGTCCTGTCGCGGCTGTTACCGGCACACCCTGGAAGGAGACCGGTCGCTGGAGACCATTTGCTCGGATGTGGTGGCGCTTCAGCAGGCCCTTAACTGTGAAACCATCGCCATTGCCGGCGGTGAACCCCTGCTGCATCCCCGGTTGCCGGAAATCGTCAGCTTTATTGCCGGGCGAGGGCTCAAACCCCGGCTGCTGACAAACGGCCACTGCCTGACACCTGAGCTGGCCGCCACCCTGAAAAAGGCCGGCCTTGCCGCCTTCCATTTTCACGTGGATTATCAACAGAACCGGCCCGGTTGGACGGGGAAGGATGAACAGGAGCATAACACACTGCGCCAGCACTATGCCGACATGGTGTTCCAACTGGGTGGCGTGGAGTGCGGATTTTATACAACGGTCTATCGCTCCTCCCTGGATCAGATTCCCCATATCGTAAGGTGGCTTCACAAAAATCCCCACAAAGTCCAGCACCTCTCCCTGATCGTGTTTCGGGGGCTGCCGGACACACCCGCCATTACCTACCATGTCAACGGCCGGCCGGTGGACATTCGTCAAATGCGAACCCGGGTGGCGGACACCCACGAGATTACCATCCGTTCCGAAGATGTCTGGCGTATTATCAATGACCACTTCCCCGGTTCCTGGCCCAGCGCCTATACGCCAGGCACCGCGGCGCCGGAGACCTTCAAATTTCTTGTCATTCCTTATATTGGCAGCAAAAAACAGATCTTCGGCACCGCCGGCCCTGTCACAATCAAAATGGGTCTCTGGGTACTGCGTCTTTTTTCTCGAAAATATGCCATTGCGGCCCGCGAATTCGGGGTGGGGAAAAAAATTTTTCTGTTTGCGCTGATCGACGGCCGAATGCGTCAGGCATTGAAAACCTATCTGAAATGCGTGATACGAAACCCCTCTGTTCTGGCTGAAAAAATCTATACCCAGACCATCAACATTCAGCAGCCCCTGGAGGTTATCAGCGGCAAAATGAACCTGTGTGACGGCTGCGTCAACTACATGCTCCACGAAGGAGAACTGGTCCATTCCTGCCGGCTGGATGAATACAGAATGTTCGGCGGTCCTCTTGTGCCGGTACAATCCGACGATCCACGATAA
- a CDS encoding glycosyltransferase family 2 protein, with the protein MPEKTPLVSVIVPVWNDGPCVGRAADRIHTVLKRTCASYEVIFVDDGSSDNSFEEICRACAAHAHTMGIRLARHAGQHAALRAGLAKASGEVLVNFDVDMQGVPEDIPRLVEKVGEGFDLVCGWRTERREAWHRRVFSFFLNRWVNRHTGRFLHDNGCFKAINRKVADRIGQNDSSRFLTALVPALADRVTEVPVSWRKREQGRSRYALRETASMVLDFFLVYPVLPFVWFFWGGLTVLMAGGAVLGIGLCRLTDSGYWQPSWLTWTGGALLALGGMLFAVWTWAHRGIHRRKKISNVSLLLIERIVGKTDGNNG; encoded by the coding sequence GTGCCGGAAAAAACGCCCCTGGTTTCTGTTATCGTGCCGGTCTGGAACGACGGTCCATGCGTCGGCCGGGCCGCCGACCGGATTCATACCGTTCTGAAACGGACCTGTGCGTCTTACGAAGTCATTTTTGTGGATGACGGCAGCAGCGACAACAGTTTTGAGGAGATTTGCCGGGCCTGCGCCGCCCATGCCCATACCATGGGCATCCGTCTGGCCCGCCACGCCGGCCAGCATGCCGCCTTGCGGGCCGGTTTGGCAAAAGCGTCCGGTGAAGTGCTGGTCAACTTCGATGTGGATATGCAAGGAGTTCCCGAAGACATTCCCCGGCTGGTGGAAAAAGTAGGGGAAGGGTTTGACCTGGTCTGTGGCTGGCGGACAGAAAGGAGGGAGGCTTGGCATCGGCGGGTTTTTTCTTTTTTCCTGAACCGATGGGTGAACCGGCACACCGGCCGGTTCCTTCACGATAACGGCTGTTTCAAGGCCATCAACCGAAAGGTGGCCGACCGGATCGGCCAGAACGACAGCAGCCGTTTTCTTACAGCCCTGGTGCCTGCCCTGGCCGACCGGGTGACCGAGGTGCCGGTGTCGTGGCGCAAAAGGGAACAGGGCCGATCCCGTTATGCTCTCAGAGAAACAGCATCCATGGTCCTCGATTTTTTTCTGGTATATCCGGTGCTCCCGTTTGTCTGGTTTTTTTGGGGTGGCCTGACAGTGCTGATGGCCGGCGGTGCAGTGCTGGGTATCGGCCTTTGCCGGCTAACCGATTCCGGTTATTGGCAGCCTTCCTGGTTGACATGGACCGGAGGCGCGCTTCTGGCTCTGGGCGGCATGCTGTTTGCGGTGTGGACATGGGCGCATCGTGGAATACACAGACGAAAAAAAATTTCGAACGTTTCCTTGCTGTTGATTGAGCGGATCGTTGGAAAGACCGACGGGAATAACGGATAG
- a CDS encoding SGNH/GDSL hydrolase family protein, producing MHMEDAGLGWKNMPGRHVHPGYSDLTGPVITTFLANGERITRPSSKTGGPYHVLLLGGSLTYGRALSDEDTFAWQLQEMLPEADIRNFGCDGYGTYQSLLLLEHLTTQSPAPDLVIYGFFDDHENRNVAAFSHLRMLAEYALQTRKTVAVPYCTIQHNGTLTRHPPTHYPFFSLREHSALLTLAQASLLKWRLSSRTRQKRVVTEKLLLQMKETCRKNGAEFIVIFLQANPPGYHQYRAFLKQHAIDSLDGRLPLTDRLRVPGEGHPNALANRFWAEVLVPIILDRIASEGTKPSVGKSLRGKAVGSNGIRPGTARATFGN from the coding sequence ATGCATATGGAGGATGCCGGGCTGGGCTGGAAAAACATGCCCGGCAGACATGTGCATCCCGGATATTCAGATCTTACGGGACCGGTGATTACCACCTTCCTGGCAAACGGTGAACGCATCACCCGGCCTTCGTCCAAAACGGGGGGCCCCTATCATGTTCTGCTGCTGGGCGGATCTCTGACCTATGGCCGGGCCCTGAGCGATGAGGATACGTTCGCATGGCAACTGCAGGAAATGCTGCCCGAGGCTGATATCCGGAACTTCGGTTGCGACGGGTATGGCACCTACCAGTCCCTGCTTCTTCTGGAACATCTGACCACACAGTCACCAGCACCCGATCTTGTGATTTACGGCTTTTTTGATGACCATGAAAACCGGAATGTTGCCGCGTTTTCTCATCTTCGCATGCTTGCGGAATATGCCCTCCAAACCCGCAAAACCGTTGCTGTCCCTTACTGCACCATCCAACACAACGGCACACTGACGCGTCATCCGCCCACCCACTACCCATTTTTCTCGTTACGCGAGCACAGCGCACTGCTCACGCTGGCTCAGGCATCCCTTTTAAAATGGCGATTAAGCTCAAGAACCCGACAAAAACGGGTTGTTACTGAAAAACTACTGCTGCAAATGAAAGAAACATGCAGAAAGAACGGTGCCGAATTCATAGTAATCTTTTTGCAGGCGAATCCGCCGGGCTATCACCAATATCGGGCTTTTCTGAAGCAACATGCCATTGATTCCCTAGATGGCAGGCTCCCTCTGACAGACCGGCTTCGCGTACCCGGGGAAGGGCATCCCAATGCCCTGGCCAATCGATTCTGGGCTGAAGTCCTTGTGCCGATCATATTGGACCGTATTGCCTCGGAAGGGACAAAGCCGTCTGTTGGAAAAAGTCTCCGTGGGAAAGCAGTTGGCAGTAATGGTATCCGACCTGGAACCGCGCGCGCCACTTTCGGCAACTGA
- a CDS encoding GNAT family N-acetyltransferase translates to MSLEIVPLTENDRPILEQVIALDEHNPYRHYPGADRKKRRLVFATEIWDQYVRGPLFLWAALWNGTPVGLAGFQGLPWDSDQFGKKMGRFWPVSLAPLDAVVAYRVAEKLLGTVLAEARKEGMQHLSCRVFGDNFAVIHALERNNFLLMDTLVTWLYQPGRMRAPDFRCRHSVRLYEDADREAVLTLARNADFQSRFNRDPWLSEENVRAMHETWATNCCRKIMADEVLVAQSGGRVCGFLGYRKHRIFMAQTGKELWGSGLTAVSPKTPGAYVSLLHAAVTRRFAGSRASVQPDLPDLMDFETQLSNRSILKVWQAFGFRMVRFGYNYHNGNL, encoded by the coding sequence ATGTCGTTAGAAATTGTGCCGCTGACGGAAAACGACAGGCCGATCCTGGAACAGGTTATCGCTCTTGATGAGCATAACCCTTATCGTCATTATCCCGGGGCCGACCGTAAAAAGAGGCGGCTTGTTTTTGCCACGGAAATCTGGGACCAGTATGTGCGGGGGCCTCTTTTTCTCTGGGCCGCGCTGTGGAACGGCACGCCCGTCGGGCTTGCCGGTTTTCAGGGCCTGCCATGGGACAGCGACCAGTTTGGCAAAAAAATGGGCCGGTTCTGGCCGGTTTCTTTAGCGCCCTTGGATGCGGTGGTTGCGTATCGGGTCGCGGAAAAATTGCTGGGCACCGTCCTTGCCGAGGCCCGCAAAGAGGGCATGCAACACCTTTCCTGCCGGGTGTTTGGCGACAATTTTGCCGTGATCCACGCTCTTGAAAGAAACAACTTTTTGTTGATGGATACCCTGGTGACCTGGCTTTATCAGCCCGGCAGGATGCGGGCGCCGGACTTCCGGTGCCGGCATTCCGTTCGCCTGTATGAGGACGCGGATCGGGAAGCGGTATTAACGCTTGCGCGCAACGCCGATTTTCAATCCAGGTTCAACCGTGATCCCTGGCTTTCAGAGGAAAACGTGAGGGCCATGCATGAGACATGGGCCACCAATTGCTGCCGCAAGATCATGGCGGACGAGGTGCTGGTCGCTCAATCAGGGGGCAGGGTGTGTGGCTTTCTGGGATATCGAAAGCACCGGATTTTTATGGCGCAAACAGGAAAAGAGCTGTGGGGAAGCGGGCTGACAGCGGTTTCCCCAAAGACGCCCGGCGCCTATGTATCGCTTTTGCATGCCGCGGTGACCCGCCGGTTTGCCGGCAGCCGGGCATCCGTGCAACCGGACCTGCCGGACCTGATGGATTTTGAAACTCAGTTGTCCAACCGGTCGATTCTCAAGGTCTGGCAGGCGTTCGGATTCCGAATGGTGCGGTTTGGCTATAACTATCATAATGGAAACCTCTGA